A window of the Eschrichtius robustus isolate mEscRob2 chromosome 5, mEscRob2.pri, whole genome shotgun sequence genome harbors these coding sequences:
- the LOC137764822 gene encoding mitochondrial intermembrane space import and assembly protein 40, translating to MAYCRQEGKDRIIFVTKEDHETPSNAELVADDPNDPYEEHGLILPSGDINWNCPCLGGMASGPCGEQFKAAFSCFHYSTEDVKGSDCVDQFRAMQECMQKYPDLYPQEEEEKPADRLEETAVSEAATTKEEEGSS from the coding sequence ATGGCCTACTGCCGGCAGGAAGGGAAGGATCGAATCATATTTGTGACCAAAGAAGACCATGAAACTCCAAGTAACGCGGAGCTGGTGGCCGATGACCCCAATGATCCGTACGAGGAGCATGGACTGATCCTGCCCAGCGGAGACATCAACTGGAACTGCCCGTGCCTTGGGGGCATGGCCAGCGGCCCGTGTGGGGAACAGTTCAAGGCGGCCTTTTCCtgcttccactacagcacagagGATGTCAAGGGGTCGGACTGTGTAGACCAGTTCCGGGCCATGCAGGAGTGCATGCAGAAGTACCCGGACCTCTatccccaggaggaggaggagaagccagCAGATCGATTAGAGGAAACGGCTGTCTCTGAGGCCGCCACGACCAAAGAAGAGGAGGGGTCCAGCTAA